The following nucleotide sequence is from Anas platyrhynchos isolate ZD024472 breed Pekin duck chromosome 39, IASCAAS_PekinDuck_T2T, whole genome shotgun sequence.
ctctgggcacggccaccacagccccagcccctcgcaaggcaccgcagctgctggcacaaagGCGGCTCTGGGCCTCCCAAGCAGCCCCCGCACTGGGGCCAGCCCCGTCTCAGGAGATGGAGGTCcgtgaagctgcaggagccctgctctctcGCCTGGCAGATCTCCAGCACACAGCGCCTGTGCCCTGCagggccagccctgctccccaggccagcacaagaggcctggcccagccacagagcagctccagattcctctccaCGATGCCTTTTGCTATCAGACCCAGCAACTACACGAAATGCCAAGGACAGTCAAGCCCAGTTATGGTTTGCTGAGCCATGTGCTACCGAGAAGTCTGATCCCAGTCCAGCCCTTTGTCCTTCAGTGATCACTATGGGACTCTGATCCACCCTGAAgaccagaaaaagaagagggcTGTCCAGGGAGAATCTCCTTGGGTGTATTTCTGACACCAGCTTTAGAAGAGGCGTACAGAGATGTGGCGGAGATGCCACTGTAGGTATATCAGGAAAGTCACGAAGGTGCATGAGATCTCGTGGCTATCCCACATACAAGAGCACAAGAGAACAAAGTGGAGACCAAAAGAGAGCAACAGTGAAAAGGCCACATCTTACTGCTGGctatggccatggctccagagaagcagcagccccgacctgaaggcagcagagaggcagagcccagcgggcagtgaggggcagccccgagggccaCTGGGGCTGCTCGTTCATgtgtcagctgggctcttggccctgagcccctcctgcgTTCTGGGGCTGCTGAGACCAGTGAATACCTGCTTGAGTCTTTATTGCGAGTAATAAGATTTTtggttaaatatatatatataagtataatAATTAGGGGGTAGGAAACTAAGGATATTCAGAATATTCAGATATAACTTCAGAAGACActataaagggaaaataatacaaaagatTATCttaatagatttatttattttttaaagactcTTGTTAGGATTGTGGTCCCATTATAAATGATAAAGAGGCCTATATCCAGGGTTTCCTCAAGGCTTCCTTGAGCTCcctgttcctcatgctgtagatgacggggttcactgctggaggcaccactgagtacagaaatgacaccaccaGGTCAAGGGATGGCGAAGAGATTGAGTTGGGCATCAGGTAGGCAAACACGgcagtgctgacaaacagggagacgacggccaggtgagggaggcacgtggaaaaggctttgtgccagccctgagaagagggcatcctcagcactgccctgaaaatctgcacataggacaccacaatgaaaacaaaacaaccaaaggccaaagaaaaactaaaccCGAGTGCCCCAACTTCCCTCAGGTAGGCatttgagcaggagagcttgaggatgtgggggatttcacagaagaaccggtccacagcattgccatggcaaaggggcagggaaaatgtagtggctgtgtgcaggacagcattgagaaagccactgccccaggcagctgctgccatctgggcacaagctctgctgcccaggagactcccgtagtgcaggggcatGCAGATAGCAATGTaccggtcgtaggccatgactgtaagaagggaatactctgctccaaccaagaagacaaaaaagaagacctgcacagcacatccttgataggagatggccctggtgtcccagagggcattggccatggctttgggcagagtggtggagatgcagcccaggtcgaggagggcgaggttgaggaggaagaagtacatgggtgtgtggaggcggtggtggcaggctacggcgctgaggatgaggccgttgcccaggagggcagccaggtagatgcccaggaagagcgcgaagtgcaggagctgcagctcgcgcgtgtctgtgaatggcagcaggaggaactcgctcacagtgctgctgttgggcatttgctggtTCTGGACACAGTTGTCTGCTGAAGAGGAGAAGACAGAACAAATTTACAACAaacttctctgaggaaaacctACTTCCAGCCTTAAAGCACCACTCCACCTGTgcctctctctttgcaggagAACGTCTCTGCAGGTCTCTTGCTTGGGCTCTGGCTGTTGCTGGATGAGAGTGGCACTGGGAGcatgggctgctgtgggctgtagatgagtccttcctgctgtgcagcagtagGGAAGCAGGAACATGGGGGAAATTTAAATTCAGTCCACTTGTTAGGTCAAAGAGATTTGCAGTGTTGTTGGAAACAACTCATCTGTGtacagagttcaagaagccaTTACCCACTACTCATGGTCTAAGCTGCCCTGTATCTCCCGTCTTTGAGATGCAGGACCATCCCACtcgtttttttccctgagaagaaactggagaaaGCTGAGGGCAGAGAACCCCAAGTCCAAGTGCAGCTGGATAGAAAACTCACCTTGTCTCTGGGGGACTGAGCAGGACTTCAGCTCTTCCTGGTTTCCTTCACACTatgctgcccacagacagccatCCAGCAGCATGGACAGGGCCTTAGCACGTAGGTGTTGTGTTCTTGGGGCACCTGGATAACGCAAGGATGCCGGTAGAGAGCTGCatgctgctggagagcagcctccaacccaggaggatgccccaTGAACAGAGCTGGATTTCCACTAGCTGGGGTGTCCCAGCATCCCAGTTGCACCCCTGCAGTGTCTGGAGGAGTCTTGGCCACTCTGCTAATGGCTTTCCAGGGGCAGCTGGCTTAGGGCACTCTAAGGgacttctgccagacttcctcacctcgcaatgcaacccagcaggactctcaaagcttactgcattgcccactgccctcctagaaacaagacccagcaggaggagacccttccaggacctgcagctgcatggccctgcagccagacccttaccttgtcaagggctgtgcaggtttctcctgcaggcagctctcagcatcctcccactgccaactgcctccaagccctctctccttctctcctctcggTGTGCCAGCTGTGGTCagagcctccagccctgctACGCTGTgtagaggagctgctcctgggcacagctgtctctctgcaccagggccctcttgccatgagctctctctgtcccacgagcccggcccagctcagcagcacaggcccagcccaaggcaaTGCAATCACCCCCCTGGGGGGCTTTCCTAATGAGCCCACGAACCTCAGGctctcagagacaattgaagacatctctccagaagtgcaagtcagaggcaagtttcctgcagtgtccccctgagggccagcactgacacagcctcccttggagcttgttagagcagaaccctggaggcagtgaggacaaggagacaaaggcaatgtgaaggtgacaccgATATGTAGGAAAAGTGGATGTGTGTCACCAAGCACGAGGGCCAGGCCTTGACCTCCAgcccctgggaagggagatcctttccctttccaccttgcttcgggctcttcctggggcagtaggagatggggatgtgcaggagaatggtacgacccCTGCCTGGTTCATCAGGGGGGATGAGGAGGCCCTGGTACTTTAGCAATGAGCTGTCTCTTCATAGGCCTCAGTGACAGAGACAACAACTGCAGGCATGGACACAAAGATCTCAGTTTGTTGGGACTTTAAGCTTTGCCTATGTCCTTGCTTCTCTAATGACCAGAGTATCTCAGCGTCTTCCAGACCTGCACCCCTTTCCCTGTTGCATGTAGACTGGGAAActgggtcccagtctgccctgatgtgtggggttacTCTTCCTTTGGTGTAGAACAAAGCTCTTCTCATTGTAAATGTCATGAGGTTTCTGttggcaaaatcctgcagtttctcaagctCCCCCCGCAcggatgctccattctgtcagctaTTCATGTCTGCAGGCAGATGTGATCACACAACTTTCGTGTGATTGTGCTATCTCTGAAaagacagcagcatcaggagtTGCAGGAAAGTTTGGATAACACAGGAGTAACAAGTTGAATGGAATTGCtgcacagagtcacagaagggCAGGGGATGGAAGG
It contains:
- the LOC140001221 gene encoding olfactory receptor 14J1-like, producing the protein MPNSSTVSEFLLLPFTDTRELQLLHFALFLGIYLAALLGNGLILSAVACHHRLHTPMYFFLLNLALLDLGCISTTLPKAMANALWDTRAISYQGCAVQVFFFVFLVGAEYSLLTVMAYDRYIAICMPLHYGSLLGSRACAQMAAAAWGSGFLNAVLHTATTFSLPLCHGNAVDRFFCEIPHILKLSCSNAYLREVGALGFSFSLAFGCFVFIVVSYVQIFRAVLRMPSSQGWHKAFSTCLPHLAVVSLFVSTAVFAYLMPNSISSPSLDLVVSFLYSVVPPAVNPVIYSMRNRELKEALRKPWI